Proteins encoded in a region of the Teredinibacter purpureus genome:
- a CDS encoding isochorismate synthase — translation MSLADASTIEPVRTPRNAVNANELTASSLSQFNPLNDCLLATGQVGLIASGRSQSIRLPVTDENGSQESFHSAVKEALSAARAAGQLSPVVVGAIPFDTRKPSHLFVPKSHRFLPASDFQALQGGQQEVSLVDATSAPDERGYRDAVTALVRQFEAGELQKSVLSRRLDMVLSAPVDPVKLMGAIVQQNPASHYFSVPLEDGSIFMGASPELLVRRHGMELQANPLAGSIARESDPSKDCLVSERLLTSEKDLREHRLVVDDIKRNLAPYCVSLDVPATPSLVSTPAMWHLSTRLQGWLKNPEVTSLTLACALHPTPAVCGFPTKEAKEALLSLENYDRHLFTGIVGWCDANGNGDWAIAIRCGQVQQQSIQLFAGAGIVLGSQPEKEWLETQAKLATMLRAMGLSGNAPL, via the coding sequence ATGAGCCTAGCAGACGCGAGTACTATTGAACCGGTTCGCACACCGCGTAACGCAGTGAATGCGAATGAACTTACGGCTTCGTCGTTAAGTCAATTTAACCCGTTAAATGATTGTTTACTGGCAACCGGTCAGGTTGGGCTCATTGCTTCTGGGCGAAGTCAATCCATTCGCTTGCCTGTAACGGATGAGAACGGAAGCCAGGAGAGCTTTCATTCGGCGGTGAAAGAGGCGTTGTCGGCGGCAAGAGCTGCGGGGCAATTGTCTCCCGTTGTAGTGGGTGCCATACCTTTTGATACGCGTAAGCCTTCACATCTTTTTGTGCCCAAGAGTCATCGTTTTTTGCCCGCCTCCGATTTTCAAGCGTTGCAAGGTGGTCAGCAAGAGGTGTCGCTTGTTGACGCAACTAGTGCGCCCGATGAGCGTGGGTACAGGGATGCCGTTACTGCATTGGTAAGGCAATTTGAGGCAGGTGAGTTACAAAAATCGGTATTGTCTCGGCGTTTGGATATGGTGTTAAGTGCGCCCGTTGATCCGGTTAAGTTGATGGGAGCGATTGTTCAGCAAAATCCCGCGAGCCATTATTTTTCTGTGCCACTTGAAGACGGCAGTATTTTTATGGGCGCAAGCCCTGAGTTGCTCGTGCGTCGGCACGGTATGGAGCTCCAGGCGAATCCGTTAGCGGGTTCCATTGCGAGAGAATCTGATCCCAGTAAAGATTGCTTGGTAAGCGAGCGATTATTGACGTCAGAAAAAGATTTGCGGGAGCATCGTCTTGTTGTCGATGATATTAAACGTAATCTAGCCCCCTATTGCGTATCGCTCGATGTTCCCGCAACCCCTTCGTTAGTGTCTACGCCGGCTATGTGGCACTTATCAACGCGCCTGCAAGGTTGGCTAAAAAACCCAGAAGTCACCAGTTTAACATTGGCGTGTGCGCTGCATCCTACGCCTGCGGTGTGTGGCTTTCCCACGAAGGAAGCGAAAGAGGCGCTTCTGTCGCTCGAAAATTATGATCGGCATTTATTTACCGGCATTGTGGGTTGGTGTGATGCGAACGGTAATGGCGATTGGGCCATTGCCATTCGGTGTGGCCAAGTGCAGCAACAATCTATTCAGCTGTTCGCTGGTGCCGGTATTGTTTTAGGGTCTCAGCCGGAAAAAGAGTGGCTAGAAACACAAGCTAAGCTGGCCACTATGTTGCGAGCCATGGGCTTGTCGGGTAATGCGCCATTATGA
- a CDS encoding PepSY-associated TM helix domain-containing protein has protein sequence MKIRADIVRTYLTVHTWVGIVSGLVLFIAFFAGAINMFKAPINQWSTPPSSLQTSIETEQLQFLVDEVLAQYPAARTGFKLQFDPSAAPISWAEDNRRSKTIQLTETRWQANINTAVTAIANESVTEALSEAKNKAESDNHSIEVVKVKPSVLGGLIDMLHQTAGIPSKVGGEYLGVWVTGSAAMLYFLALVSGLIILLPTLAKNFLRLRTQKSKRRFWLDAHNIIGVTSLPFHLVICITAIGFAFHDQFYGGLSWAAYGDKPLFGRAPLVIGGVPALSTLLPVSDITERVHQVAPGFRIAELAYMNLNSPRPMVLVSLESPAHMVRGAHAAFMGLNPFTGELNASSVIPGKADPWNAVVGKLFSLHFGSFGGNVTRWLYFTLGLAGAFLFFSGNVLWLEKRRKKLAEVPFGDSEPKGVRFLSALTSGVCLGSVTGVGACLAASKWLQLYSQEVGYGYLWVYYVVFLAVNAWAFLVGGRKASYQLMLLASVVWLAVPATSSLAFLWPELSLWVHINLSSLAVDAFALLASVFLLYAGYRLRSKILHAARPVRVI, from the coding sequence ATGAAAATTCGCGCAGACATAGTGCGAACCTATCTAACGGTGCATACCTGGGTGGGCATCGTCTCGGGTCTCGTATTATTTATCGCGTTTTTCGCCGGCGCTATTAATATGTTCAAGGCACCTATTAATCAATGGAGCACCCCGCCGTCGAGCCTTCAAACTTCTATCGAAACGGAACAGTTACAATTTTTAGTTGACGAAGTATTGGCTCAATATCCAGCCGCGCGCACGGGGTTTAAATTGCAGTTCGATCCTTCGGCTGCCCCTATTAGTTGGGCGGAAGATAATCGGCGAAGTAAAACGATACAGTTAACGGAAACCCGCTGGCAGGCAAATATAAATACAGCGGTAACTGCAATCGCAAATGAAAGTGTAACCGAAGCCCTAAGTGAAGCAAAAAATAAAGCTGAATCTGACAATCATAGTATCGAAGTAGTGAAGGTGAAGCCTTCGGTGCTGGGCGGGCTTATTGATATGCTCCATCAAACCGCGGGAATTCCCAGTAAAGTGGGTGGTGAATATTTAGGGGTTTGGGTTACGGGTTCGGCGGCCATGTTGTATTTTCTAGCACTGGTATCGGGGTTGATTATTTTGTTGCCTACTTTAGCCAAAAATTTTCTTCGGTTGCGCACCCAGAAAAGTAAGCGCCGGTTTTGGTTAGATGCGCACAACATTATCGGCGTGACGAGTTTGCCCTTTCACCTTGTTATCTGTATCACCGCTATTGGGTTTGCTTTTCACGATCAGTTTTACGGTGGTTTAAGTTGGGCGGCCTACGGCGATAAACCTTTATTTGGGCGTGCTCCTCTGGTTATTGGAGGGGTACCAGCTCTTTCTACGCTCTTACCGGTTTCTGATATTACAGAACGTGTTCATCAGGTGGCGCCGGGCTTCCGTATTGCTGAGCTAGCCTACATGAATTTAAATTCACCTCGCCCCATGGTATTAGTGTCGTTAGAGAGCCCTGCGCATATGGTACGAGGTGCACATGCAGCGTTTATGGGCCTAAATCCGTTTACCGGTGAATTAAATGCTTCAAGCGTTATTCCCGGTAAGGCAGACCCGTGGAATGCGGTTGTGGGTAAACTATTCTCGTTACATTTTGGTAGTTTTGGTGGCAACGTTACACGTTGGTTGTACTTTACGCTTGGGCTTGCGGGTGCGTTTTTATTTTTTAGTGGTAACGTGCTGTGGTTAGAAAAACGCCGTAAAAAATTGGCCGAAGTCCCATTCGGTGATAGTGAGCCGAAGGGCGTTAGATTTCTTTCGGCGCTTACCTCGGGTGTGTGCTTGGGTTCGGTTACCGGCGTGGGCGCATGTTTGGCGGCCAGCAAGTGGTTGCAGCTTTATAGTCAGGAGGTTGGGTATGGCTACCTTTGGGTGTACTACGTGGTTTTTCTCGCGGTCAACGCATGGGCGTTTTTAGTTGGGGGGCGTAAAGCATCGTACCAGCTAATGTTGCTTGCGAGTGTGGTTTGGCTGGCCGTTCCGGCGACCTCCTCATTAGCTTTTTTGTGGCCTGAATTATCCCTGTGGGTGCATATAAACTTATCATCTTTAGCGGTTGATGCTTTTGCGTTGCTTGCGAGTGTTTTCTTGTTGTATGCAGGCTATCGCCTACGCTCGAAAATACTACACGCCGCCCGTCCGGTGCGCGTTATCTAA
- a CDS encoding TonB-dependent receptor domain-containing protein: protein MIKKTSLLSAAIASIVLPSFAQESIETVLVVGEREPGNMLLDDEALQRIQAATLEDIFSNQSSVAVGGGSATAQKIYVRGFEDVMLNVTVDGAQSPGELYHHQARVQLEPEFIKRIELDAGAGAATNGAGALTGALRVTLKNAFDMLEDDANVGALVKGTYMANGDNGSKITGSAYGRLSDNTGVIVGFSGEDRKDYADGNGDVVEATPYQHDRSFLKLNSGAGHHSFDFTLENVADSATTYERPNLTNYAGRFQLSDQELNRNTVSINYGFDPSSEAVDLHITAYTNDSDFKVQRQNADVIYGEGDFGSIGFDVRNSTSVGSQNITYGIDYRADNLTSAQNATPPFAWGTTEQSASVTGVYVQDNWAATPQLNIAAGIRYDSYSLEGDSGVSDGVDISDSGISPNLSAAFEVTDSLELRVAYAQAFRGVTIREAFFSGLYLHDGTLESEKADNIELGIAYEKNNMFARATLYEQNIENFIDVEYTGGDVWGYWRNVGDAKVEGYEFEAGYNFDNITATLGVWDADNTLNGEPLSDRNMGLGTTIGRTWLGALEFSGSQSLQYGVNVRFVESEKNSVVEGAPDKESYSVVKAYGNWSPVSSLTVSLTVNNLLNEFYYDHATYTYLGAPSNTYVGYPAMGREVVASLAYRF from the coding sequence ATGATCAAAAAGACGTCCCTTCTAAGCGCTGCCATAGCGTCAATTGTGTTACCCAGTTTTGCGCAAGAAAGTATTGAAACAGTACTGGTCGTAGGCGAAAGAGAGCCCGGTAACATGCTGCTGGACGATGAGGCGCTGCAGCGTATTCAGGCGGCAACACTCGAAGATATTTTTTCGAACCAGTCTTCCGTCGCGGTTGGCGGCGGGTCTGCAACCGCACAGAAAATTTACGTGCGGGGCTTTGAAGATGTGATGCTGAATGTCACGGTTGATGGCGCGCAAAGCCCCGGCGAACTGTATCACCACCAGGCCCGCGTACAGTTGGAGCCGGAATTTATAAAGCGTATTGAATTGGATGCGGGTGCAGGCGCCGCCACTAATGGCGCTGGCGCGTTAACAGGAGCATTGCGCGTTACCTTGAAAAATGCGTTTGACATGTTAGAGGATGATGCGAATGTAGGGGCTTTGGTAAAAGGGACCTACATGGCCAATGGCGATAACGGTTCTAAAATTACGGGTTCTGCGTATGGCCGTCTTTCCGATAACACCGGTGTTATTGTTGGTTTTTCAGGCGAAGATCGCAAAGACTACGCCGATGGAAACGGTGATGTGGTTGAGGCTACGCCCTACCAGCATGACCGTAGCTTTTTAAAACTAAATTCGGGTGCGGGCCATCACAGCTTCGACTTCACCTTGGAAAATGTGGCTGATTCGGCAACAACTTATGAGCGCCCAAACCTCACTAATTATGCCGGTCGTTTTCAGTTATCAGACCAAGAGTTAAATCGTAATACGGTATCAATAAATTATGGTTTTGATCCGTCGAGCGAGGCGGTTGACCTTCATATAACCGCTTATACAAACGACTCAGACTTCAAAGTTCAGCGTCAAAACGCGGATGTAATTTACGGTGAAGGTGATTTTGGTAGTATCGGTTTTGACGTACGTAATAGTACAAGCGTCGGTAGCCAGAATATTACCTACGGCATTGACTACCGTGCAGATAACTTAACTTCAGCACAAAATGCGACGCCACCGTTTGCGTGGGGTACAACAGAGCAAAGTGCTTCGGTCACCGGTGTTTACGTGCAAGATAACTGGGCGGCAACACCGCAGCTCAATATAGCCGCGGGTATTCGTTACGATAGTTATAGCCTTGAAGGCGACAGCGGTGTGAGTGATGGCGTGGACATCTCAGATTCAGGTATTAGCCCTAACCTAAGCGCTGCCTTTGAAGTGACAGATTCGTTGGAGTTGCGCGTGGCTTATGCACAAGCGTTTAGAGGTGTCACTATACGCGAAGCGTTTTTCAGCGGTTTGTATTTACATGATGGAACGCTCGAGTCTGAAAAAGCAGACAATATAGAGCTAGGCATTGCCTACGAAAAGAATAATATGTTTGCTCGCGCGACACTGTACGAACAGAATATTGAAAACTTTATTGATGTAGAATACACCGGTGGTGATGTATGGGGTTATTGGCGCAATGTTGGTGATGCCAAAGTAGAGGGTTACGAATTTGAAGCAGGATACAACTTCGACAATATCACGGCAACACTCGGTGTTTGGGATGCCGATAATACCTTGAATGGCGAGCCTCTTTCAGACCGCAATATGGGTTTAGGTACAACCATTGGTCGCACCTGGTTAGGCGCGTTAGAGTTTTCGGGCAGCCAATCGTTGCAATACGGTGTAAATGTACGTTTTGTTGAAAGCGAAAAAAATTCTGTGGTAGAAGGTGCGCCGGATAAAGAATCCTATTCAGTGGTAAAAGCGTATGGGAATTGGTCACCGGTCAGCAGTTTAACGGTATCGCTTACGGTTAATAATTTGTTGAACGAATTCTATTACGATCACGCGACTTACACCTACTTGGGTGCGCCCTCAAATACTTATGTTGGTTACCCTGCAATGGGTCGCGAAGTGGTGGCGTCTCTCGCATACCGTTTCTAA
- a CDS encoding Fe2+-dependent dioxygenase, whose protein sequence is MQIIIHNVLDTYQIEALTSLLEASHLYEDGRNTAGNTAKSVKNNWQAKQGSLEIKGAQKTIELALRKHPLLVAAAIPLNFTNALMSCYTENMQYGSHIDNPFIDNVRTDLSYTLFLSKPENYEGGELVLQKPSGDEYIKLPQGSLILYASTHLHRVAEVTSGKRLAAVGWIQSRIKSPEAREILFDLSKCLAELNNTPEHHKTRLSLQKIKANLTRMWDET, encoded by the coding sequence ATGCAAATCATCATTCATAACGTTCTCGATACCTATCAAATTGAAGCGCTCACATCGTTGCTAGAGGCTTCCCATCTTTACGAAGACGGCCGAAATACCGCCGGTAACACGGCAAAATCCGTCAAAAATAATTGGCAAGCAAAGCAGGGTAGCCTCGAAATTAAAGGGGCTCAAAAAACGATTGAGCTGGCGCTGCGTAAGCACCCACTACTGGTCGCCGCAGCCATTCCGCTCAATTTTACGAATGCATTAATGTCCTGCTACACGGAGAATATGCAGTACGGTAGCCATATCGATAACCCTTTTATCGATAACGTACGCACAGATTTGTCCTATACACTCTTTCTGTCCAAGCCCGAAAATTACGAGGGAGGTGAGCTTGTGCTACAAAAACCAAGCGGCGATGAATATATAAAACTTCCGCAAGGCAGCCTGATACTCTACGCCAGCACCCATTTACACCGAGTAGCCGAAGTAACATCAGGGAAAAGGCTCGCCGCTGTAGGATGGATTCAGAGCCGAATTAAAAGCCCTGAAGCACGAGAAATACTCTTCGATCTGAGCAAATGCCTAGCCGAACTAAACAATACTCCCGAGCACCACAAGACACGCTTGTCACTACAGAAAATAAAAGCCAACCTTACCCGCATGTGGGACGAAACCTAG
- a CDS encoding GGDEF domain-containing protein: MVKGYLSIQLKSQWLYLAFLLTILAIFAYDWIPPRSLTLLTPGSTTSLYMDSENTGTSVGEWLDKTNHAFRCTFYDTPAHYKYCGFDVLQGDGLSAGIDYSHYTTLKIKLHYKGDAELLRFYVRHFAHGLSNVNDTRNTAKYARVLVATNDLNIEVSLPLTQFSLANWWVRAMNLPTELSYPEFSNAINIGIDHPYPARIGVHDIQVAYIRLEGIWLTKESWYLGIVGFWFLILVLKNLQQLFHYRSLLTRNTEQLDYALTKAEKLEAESNRFKELSLIDQLTSTLNRRGIQREVDKIDRQSKWSDTAIVLMDIDFFKPINDSYGHDVGDKVLESLGAILRDAAGTRGYAGRWGGEEFILLFSGTSVMQARDTAEAIRQRIANFVFCGELNIRLTASFGVGTAAVDECFEDTFRHVDRALYLAKNSGRNCVKTAE; encoded by the coding sequence ATGGTAAAGGGTTACCTCTCTATCCAGCTTAAGTCTCAATGGCTTTATCTCGCTTTTCTGCTCACAATCTTGGCAATATTTGCCTACGATTGGATACCCCCTCGCTCGCTAACACTCTTAACGCCAGGTTCAACAACCAGCCTCTACATGGACTCTGAGAATACCGGAACCAGTGTTGGCGAATGGCTTGATAAGACCAACCACGCTTTTCGTTGTACTTTTTATGATACACCCGCCCACTATAAATATTGCGGCTTCGATGTATTGCAAGGCGATGGGCTTTCGGCCGGTATAGATTACTCCCACTACACAACATTAAAGATTAAACTTCACTATAAGGGCGATGCTGAACTTTTGCGGTTTTATGTACGCCACTTTGCCCATGGGCTTTCGAATGTAAACGACACGCGCAATACCGCCAAATATGCGCGCGTACTTGTTGCGACAAACGACCTTAATATCGAAGTTTCCCTTCCCCTTACCCAATTTTCGCTCGCCAATTGGTGGGTAAGAGCAATGAACCTTCCTACGGAGTTGTCCTATCCTGAGTTTTCTAACGCTATTAATATTGGTATAGACCACCCCTACCCCGCGCGAATCGGGGTTCACGATATTCAGGTGGCCTATATTCGATTAGAGGGTATTTGGTTAACGAAAGAATCGTGGTATTTGGGCATCGTAGGGTTTTGGTTTTTAATATTAGTATTAAAAAATTTACAACAACTGTTTCACTACCGCTCGCTGTTAACCCGAAATACCGAGCAGCTAGACTACGCCTTAACCAAAGCCGAAAAACTGGAAGCAGAATCCAATCGCTTTAAAGAGCTATCGTTAATTGACCAGCTCACGAGTACATTAAACAGAAGAGGGATTCAGCGAGAAGTTGATAAAATCGACCGGCAATCCAAATGGTCCGATACTGCAATAGTACTTATGGATATCGATTTTTTTAAGCCTATCAATGATAGTTATGGGCATGACGTTGGCGATAAAGTACTTGAATCGCTTGGCGCAATATTGAGAGATGCCGCCGGCACACGCGGCTATGCAGGCCGCTGGGGGGGCGAAGAATTTATTCTGCTTTTTTCCGGCACGAGCGTAATGCAAGCGAGAGATACCGCCGAGGCTATTCGCCAACGCATTGCCAACTTTGTATTTTGTGGTGAACTAAACATTCGACTAACGGCAAGTTTTGGTGTGGGTACCGCAGCAGTAGACGAGTGTTTTGAAGACACGTTCCGCCACGTAGACCGTGCACTTTATTTAGCGAAGAACTCAGGGCGTAACTGCGTTAAAACGGCTGAATAA
- the tyrS gene encoding tyrosine--tRNA ligase, with the protein MTAVDSNLLNDLQARGLVAQMTGDDQLQTWLDESRTLYCGFDPTADSLHIGSLVPLLTLKRFQDAGHKPLALVGGATGLIGDPSFKAQERQLNTPDVVAGWVDKLRTQVSRFIDFDGGDNAAEVVNNLDWIGNVNVLDFLRDVGKHFSINNMIQKESVKQRIDREGAGISFTEFTYMILQSYDFAELYKQHNCTLQIGGSDQWGNITGGIDLTRRMYSGHVFGLTLPLVTKSDGTKFGKTESGTIWLDPAKTSPYAFFQFWLNTADADTYKFLRFFTFLSVGDIAEIEARDTAAAGRPEGQGILAKEVTKLIHGEDGLLAAERITAAMFSGNLGDLSESDLEQLALDGLPASQLVAGEFTDKPLTTLLAECGMVKAGREVKDALGRNAVLINGAAKGAGDNMKAAECFAKEHALFNRFFLVKLGKKKNHLFELV; encoded by the coding sequence ATGACAGCGGTAGATTCCAACCTTCTTAACGACCTTCAGGCCCGAGGCCTTGTTGCCCAAATGACCGGCGATGATCAGTTACAGACGTGGTTAGACGAATCTCGCACACTCTATTGCGGGTTCGACCCGACCGCCGACAGCCTCCATATTGGCAGCTTGGTGCCGCTCTTGACGTTAAAGCGTTTTCAGGACGCAGGCCATAAGCCTTTGGCTTTGGTGGGGGGGGCGACAGGTTTAATTGGCGACCCTAGCTTTAAAGCGCAAGAGCGACAGCTGAATACGCCCGATGTGGTAGCGGGTTGGGTTGATAAACTGCGTACCCAAGTGTCTCGTTTTATCGATTTTGACGGTGGCGATAATGCCGCTGAGGTTGTGAATAATTTAGATTGGATCGGTAATGTAAACGTACTCGATTTTTTGCGGGATGTAGGCAAGCATTTTTCAATTAACAATATGATTCAAAAAGAATCGGTGAAGCAGCGCATTGACCGAGAAGGTGCGGGTATTTCCTTTACTGAATTTACGTATATGATTTTGCAATCGTACGATTTTGCAGAGCTTTATAAGCAGCACAATTGTACGCTGCAGATAGGCGGCTCCGATCAGTGGGGTAATATCACTGGCGGAATTGATTTGACGCGTCGCATGTACTCGGGGCACGTGTTTGGGTTAACGCTTCCTTTGGTTACAAAATCGGACGGCACTAAATTCGGTAAAACGGAGTCGGGCACTATTTGGCTAGATCCCGCTAAAACTTCGCCGTATGCATTCTTCCAGTTTTGGTTGAACACCGCAGATGCCGACACGTATAAGTTTTTACGCTTTTTTACCTTTTTGTCGGTTGGAGATATTGCTGAAATCGAAGCTCGAGATACAGCCGCAGCCGGCCGCCCGGAAGGGCAAGGCATCTTGGCAAAAGAAGTCACGAAGCTTATTCATGGCGAAGACGGCTTGCTGGCCGCTGAGCGTATTACGGCGGCAATGTTTAGCGGCAATTTAGGTGATTTAAGTGAGTCGGACTTAGAGCAATTAGCGTTGGATGGTTTACCTGCTAGCCAATTAGTGGCTGGCGAGTTTACCGACAAACCCTTAACAACCTTGCTAGCCGAATGTGGCATGGTTAAAGCGGGCCGAGAGGTGAAAGATGCCTTGGGCCGGAACGCGGTGTTGATTAATGGGGCTGCAAAAGGGGCAGGGGATAATATGAAGGCTGCTGAATGTTTCGCAAAAGAGCATGCATTGTTTAATCGTTTTTTCTTGGTGAAATTGGGCAAAAAGAAAAATCATTTGTTTGAATTAGTCTAG
- a CDS encoding OapA family protein — MKRQNRFTREQKTASSLLSALPRKHIIAIATLSVCLGLFLMLPSKNTEAKRQSQSIPIPALHSATAAMPSLAPELDLLENQLASLESNTRETVKSGDNLSLIFKRAGLTDRTMMALLHAEHGKKLAALYPGHTLDFAINKDGDLQKLTYTQDQLNSFSFTRNESGFAYTENQRKPDIILASRSATITDSLFLAGKDARLDDKLVMELAGIFGWDIDFMLDIREGDAFKVLFEESFLDGEKIGNGNILAAQFTNKGTTFHAVRYEDSNGNSQYYTPAGDTMRKEFLRSPIDFARISSHFNLRRKHPVLNKIRAHKGTDYAAGHGTPIRSAGDGKVIYAGRKGGYGNVVIVQHGQTYKTLYAHISKFNRGIRKGVRVKQGQVIAYVGSTGLATGPHLHYEFYVNGAVRNPVTIALPKAKAIAKSELQRFYQHTQPLLAELNPLASTTKLAHSHTIGDTKKL, encoded by the coding sequence ATGAAAAGACAAAACCGTTTTACACGCGAGCAAAAAACAGCGTCATCACTGCTGTCGGCGCTACCCCGTAAACACATTATTGCCATAGCAACACTCTCCGTGTGTCTTGGTCTTTTCTTGATGCTTCCTAGTAAAAATACCGAAGCTAAACGCCAAAGCCAGAGCATCCCCATCCCAGCTCTGCACTCAGCTACGGCTGCAATGCCTAGCTTGGCTCCAGAGCTAGACCTACTCGAAAACCAGCTAGCCTCCTTAGAAAGCAACACGAGAGAAACCGTAAAATCGGGTGACAACCTCTCTCTTATTTTTAAGCGGGCAGGCCTGACCGATCGCACCATGATGGCACTTCTGCACGCCGAACATGGCAAAAAGCTCGCAGCGCTATACCCTGGTCATACACTTGATTTTGCCATTAATAAAGATGGTGATTTACAAAAGCTTACGTACACCCAAGACCAGCTGAACAGTTTTAGCTTTACCCGCAACGAAAGCGGTTTCGCGTATACCGAAAACCAGCGCAAACCCGACATTATTCTAGCCTCCCGATCCGCCACTATTACAGACTCGCTTTTTCTTGCGGGGAAAGACGCTCGATTAGACGATAAGCTCGTGATGGAACTGGCCGGAATATTTGGCTGGGATATAGACTTTATGCTCGACATTCGTGAAGGTGATGCCTTTAAAGTGTTATTTGAAGAATCATTTCTCGACGGCGAAAAAATTGGTAACGGCAATATCTTAGCCGCACAATTTACCAATAAGGGTACCACTTTCCACGCGGTACGCTACGAAGACAGCAACGGTAATAGCCAATATTACACCCCCGCAGGTGACACAATGCGCAAAGAATTTTTGCGCTCTCCTATCGACTTTGCCCGAATTTCTTCACACTTTAATTTACGACGCAAACACCCAGTGCTGAATAAAATACGTGCCCACAAAGGCACCGATTACGCCGCAGGGCACGGCACCCCCATTCGCTCGGCGGGCGATGGCAAGGTGATTTATGCGGGACGAAAAGGAGGCTACGGCAACGTCGTGATTGTTCAGCACGGCCAAACCTACAAAACCCTTTATGCCCACATCAGCAAATTTAATCGCGGCATTAGAAAAGGTGTGCGCGTTAAACAAGGCCAAGTTATTGCGTACGTTGGCTCCACTGGGTTGGCCACAGGCCCCCATCTTCACTACGAGTTTTATGTCAACGGCGCAGTAAGAAACCCTGTTACTATCGCCCTGCCCAAAGCAAAAGCCATTGCCAAAAGCGAGCTGCAGCGTTTTTATCAACACACTCAACCACTACTCGCTGAATTAAACCCTCTCGCTAGTACAACAAAACTTGCCCACAGTCATACCATTGGCGACACAAAAAAATTATAA
- a CDS encoding anhydro-N-acetylmuramic acid kinase: MSEAKRLFIGLMSGTSVDSIDAALVEFSDNTLRLHGTVGISFEDRTRQKIFDLTRPGANEIDRMGALDKQMGILFARAVNQLLAETGYTASDITAIGSHGQTIRHRPRSAGTPDQFTLQIGDPSTITQLTGITTVADFRRRDMAAGGQGAPLAPTFHKEMFSSSTESRCILNIGGMSNVTYLSKEGNVVGFDTGPGNVLMDAWISSFGSHSFDKSGGWAAEGTVNQELLDKLLSHSFFRMPAPKSTGREDFDLSWVTSAVEQTITPFTPQDVQATLTELTAVTIANALTETCEHGTHIFVCGGGAHNTHLFERLTTLLPQFKLDTTEALNLHPDWVEAVAFAWLAMRTLDRKPGNIPAVTGASNTLILGGVYYA; encoded by the coding sequence ATGTCAGAGGCTAAACGCCTGTTTATTGGCCTGATGTCTGGCACCAGTGTCGATTCCATTGATGCCGCACTGGTTGAATTTTCCGACAACACGTTACGCCTTCATGGGACAGTAGGAATTTCCTTTGAAGATCGCACCCGACAAAAAATATTTGATCTCACCCGCCCCGGAGCGAACGAAATCGATCGCATGGGCGCGCTCGACAAACAAATGGGTATACTCTTCGCAAGAGCGGTGAACCAACTGTTAGCCGAAACTGGTTATACCGCTAGCGATATAACGGCCATAGGCAGCCACGGCCAAACTATTCGCCATAGGCCCCGAAGCGCAGGGACTCCCGATCAATTCACTCTGCAAATTGGCGACCCCAGCACCATTACCCAGCTTACCGGCATTACCACCGTTGCCGATTTTCGCCGTAGAGATATGGCGGCGGGCGGACAAGGTGCGCCACTAGCCCCAACCTTCCATAAAGAAATGTTTTCATCAAGCACCGAATCTCGCTGCATACTCAATATTGGCGGGATGAGTAACGTTACCTATCTATCAAAAGAAGGCAACGTAGTAGGGTTTGACACTGGGCCGGGCAATGTATTAATGGACGCTTGGATTAGCTCATTTGGCTCCCATAGCTTCGATAAAAGTGGTGGCTGGGCCGCTGAAGGCACGGTGAATCAAGAATTATTAGACAAACTTCTTAGTCACTCTTTTTTCCGCATGCCTGCGCCCAAAAGTACAGGTAGAGAAGATTTTGATCTGAGCTGGGTAACCTCGGCCGTAGAACAAACTATTACGCCGTTTACGCCGCAAGATGTACAAGCCACATTGACGGAGCTTACCGCCGTAACGATAGCAAACGCGTTAACCGAGACCTGCGAACACGGAACACACATTTTCGTGTGCGGCGGCGGTGCACACAACACGCACCTTTTCGAACGCCTAACAACGTTGCTACCCCAATTTAAACTCGACACTACAGAGGCATTAAACTTACACCCCGATTGGGTAGAAGCTGTTGCCTTTGCTTGGCTGGCCATGCGCACTCTAGACCGAAAACCGGGCAATATTCCCGCCGTAACTGGCGCCTCGAATACGCTGATATTAGGTGGGGTCTATTACGCTTAA